In the Plodia interpunctella isolate USDA-ARS_2022_Savannah chromosome 6, ilPloInte3.2, whole genome shotgun sequence genome, one interval contains:
- the LOC128670793 gene encoding cuticle protein 19-like — MYFKVLSLAAIVAVASARPQHEQDSHGHAYSSQSIVLHQSHEQAHHEPAGEHQQLVLLHQPAQQHQEDQHVDYYAIPKYTYEYKVEDPHTHDSKYQHETRDHDVVKGVYSLHQPDGRIRIVKYTADKHNGFNAEVHYEGHAQHIAPEQPHHH, encoded by the exons atgtaCTTCAAG GTACTTTCCCTGGCCGCAATCGTCGCCGTGGCATCAGCTCGGCCACAACACGAGCAGGACTCGCACGGCCACGCGTACTCGTCGCAGAGCATCGTGCTGCACCAGAGTCACGAGCAGGCGCACCACGAGCCCGCTGGCGAACACCAGCAATTAGTGCTGCTGCACCAGCCTGCGCAGCAGCATCAGGAGGACCAACATGTCGACTATTAT gcTATCCCCAAGTACACGTACGAGTACAAAGTGGAGGACCCTCACACGCATGACAGCAAGTACCAGCACGAGACCCGCGACCACGACGTCGTCAAGGGAGTGTACAGCCTGCACCAGCCCGACGGCAGGATCAGGATCGTCAAATACACAGCCGACAAACACAATGG ATTCAACGCTGAAGTCCACTATGAGGGCCATGCCCAGCACATCGCGCCTGAACAACCCCACCATCATTAA